In Glycine soja cultivar W05 chromosome 10, ASM419377v2, whole genome shotgun sequence, the genomic stretch TATGATaggcattaattaattaataagaaagAATTTCTGGGAAGGGATCACAATCACATTGATGGTAAAGTCTTTGGTGAATGAGTCTACCTTTCTGCTATGCTGCTAGTGATTCAAGTCTACACTTCATTTGATTTTGCCACCTAACCTTCCTTTGTATTATAGTACCCTTTCCAAATTCCAATGCTTTTGTTTCGTCCTTCTATATTTCCTATGTTTGTGTCACTCTCAATCTCACTCCATCTTATACAGGATAGATTAACTATCACAAACTAAACTACACACACAAGATCCGGGGTTTGATCAACCATCATGTCTGACGAAGTCAACAGCGTTTTCAAGAAATATCTCAACCAGCTTCAGCTTCATCCTCTCAGAACCAAGGTTTCTAATCTCCCTTTTCACccacttttcatttttctcactttaatttctaagagaatgattgggttgaattgaaagaaagaaagaaaatgtttttatttatttatttttcattttggttGTTAAGAGACTAATGGGGCTgttgaaaaaacaaaacttttgcGGTGTTAGGCGATTACTGCGGCATTTTTGGCTGGTTTTAGTGATGCAGTGGCACAGAAGTTATCTGGGGCCAAGAAACTTCAGTTGAGAAGGGTACTTCTTTTCATGGTATGTCCATTTGACTTAACTGTGTTTcttctaaattatttattatatgtggGAAATCActgtttcaatttcattttcaatttggacaTTATCTATATGTCTGGATCGAATTTTCTAACAATCAGAATTTTCCATGAAGGTAACTAGAGTATGGTCTTTACCATTAACCATTTCATAACTCTCAACCAATgatcatatgaaaaaaaaaaaaatcaacatactGTGCTAACTGTTTCACCTTTTCTCAAAAAGATGAAGCAGAACTGAAGTTTgtagtgaaatttttttagtactgagcagttttgaaatcaaattgatTTGCAGCTCTATGGTTTCGCCTACTCTGGGCCCTTTGGACATTTTCTCCACAAATTgatggataaaatatttaaggGGGAGAAAGGCAATGACACTGTTGCTAAGAAGGTACTGTAAGCTTTTGATGTTGTTGTCTGTTGGTCTGTCCTCTGGCTCTTTCACTTATAGGGAGAGTATTTTGTATTGTGTTCTGTAATTTCCTTGGCTCTGGTACAAGTTTCTAACTAATGCTCTCATGAATGAAATATCCTGTTATTAGGTGATCCTTGAACAGATAACCAGTTCCCCATGGAACAACTTTTTGTTCATGATGTACTATGGCTTGGTTATAGAAGGTATGCTcattgataaaatatgtttgaatttgTATGTTACGCCTCAATTTAcacataataattttgaaatatttccaTTAAAGCTTAATGTCATCATTTGTTGTTAATGTCTCTTCTGCTCTGCACCCCACCTCCCTACTCAAAACAAGAACCATTCATTTTTTTGCTCTTCCTTAATTACCCGCTTTTATGTGTTTATCATGATTATTATGCCAATGTAAAACATTGGTCACATATTGCTTATTACTTCTTAAATTTGATTCTGTTACTGTTGTATTGCTGAATTTAGTATATGTCTTCCTAGGCTCAAAGTATTTGTATGTCAATATGGTGTGTTGCTCTGGAATGTGGTGCTTGGAAAATGAATTGTGCAGcagttattttattgtttaatttttaaaaataataatagtttcaTAAGCTTATCTTTGACATGAATGCtagtaatttcttttgatgcaAGTTTAGCACAAACAAAACATATCCAGTGCAAAACTTTTcagttttattgaaaatatccttggctaatatgaaatttatgaataataattagcaaaataaataaaataaggtcTAATGATGTCTTTGTTCGTTCCTACCTTATAAGCATATGAAGGAGTCTAGCAACTAAGTTTCTATTTTCCTAAATTGTCCTGTCCAAATGAAATTCGTATTGGATATAAAACTTGGAGGAGTGCAATCTACTTGTATGTGTCTGAGTTACAATCTAGAAGAAAGTACTTATTCTCATCTACAAGAAACACATAAAACTCCCACAGGAAGGACTTGGCACACCAAAGGAGTGAAGAGTCTGGATTCTGGAaagttgaaatgaaaaaaaaaaaaaacaacttgttAAGTTTTAAGAAACTATTAGTCATTGAATGATAGATAAAATTAAGCGTCTCAGAAAAAAACACTTCAtatttctctcttgattttatTCATGGGCTAAGCCAAAAATGTAGGCAGCTTCCTGGCATTGTTAAGTTTTCTAATACATTTTGAAGATATAATGAATGATGACTTAAATATGATAAAACAATCTTTTGAAACATGTTCTGACTTATGAATAATACGAATGGCATTACATGATTAATTGTACTTGTAAATTTAATATCCTAACTAATATATCCACATTGCCTGGTAATTAAAGTGT encodes the following:
- the LOC114370160 gene encoding peroxisomal membrane protein PMP22-like, with the protein product MSDEVNSVFKKYLNQLQLHPLRTKAITAAFLAGFSDAVAQKLSGAKKLQLRRVLLFMLYGFAYSGPFGHFLHKLMDKIFKGEKGNDTVAKKVILEQITSSPWNNFLFMMYYGLVIEGRPWSTVINKVKKDYPSVQLTAWKFWPIVGWVNYQYMPLQLRVVFHSSVAACWAIFLNLKARSVAIKAA